From one Nitrosococcus halophilus Nc 4 genomic stretch:
- a CDS encoding MTH1187 family thiamine-binding protein, with translation MKATAELQIIPVGSGVSVRQEISRVVEMLQDHGFFFETHASGTNIEGELEDILRLVKQLHEMLHKEGTVRLVSYLKLETRTDKIPTLAGKRL, from the coding sequence ATGAAAGCAACAGCAGAATTACAAATCATTCCCGTTGGGAGTGGTGTCTCAGTCAGGCAGGAGATTTCCCGGGTCGTTGAAATGCTCCAGGATCATGGCTTCTTTTTTGAGACCCATGCGTCGGGGACCAACATCGAAGGGGAGTTGGAGGACATCCTCCGCCTCGTTAAGCAATTACATGAGATGCTGCACAAAGAAGGGACCGTTCGGTTAGTGAGTTATCTGAAACTGGAAACTCGCACCGATAAGATCCCGACGCTTGCCGGTAAGCGGCTTTAG
- a CDS encoding phosphatase PAP2 family protein — protein sequence MSTIKASNIFQRMDQYELTYCLRFNRICRLPQIKRLFAAISRLGDGVFWYTLMLVLPMMRGEQGLIASLHMLVVGLIALLIYKWLKGHMERPRPFTTHEGIHIYTAPLDHYSFPSGHTLHAIGFTIIAVGYFPELAWLLVPFTALVALSRIVLGLHYPTDVLAGAAIGTAIAMVSWNI from the coding sequence ATGAGCACAATCAAAGCCTCCAATATCTTTCAACGCATGGATCAATACGAACTCACATATTGCTTGCGCTTTAACCGTATCTGTCGCTTACCACAAATCAAACGCTTATTTGCAGCAATCAGTCGCCTTGGGGATGGAGTCTTCTGGTATACCCTCATGCTGGTGCTCCCCATGATGCGGGGCGAACAGGGTTTGATCGCCTCCCTCCACATGTTAGTCGTGGGGTTGATTGCTCTGCTAATTTATAAATGGTTGAAAGGGCATATGGAAAGGCCCCGCCCCTTCACTACCCATGAAGGTATCCATATTTACACCGCCCCCCTAGATCACTATAGCTTTCCCTCCGGTCACACTTTGCACGCCATCGGATTTACCATTATTGCGGTAGGATATTTCCCAGAATTGGCCTGGTTATTGGTCCCCTTTACCGCTTTAGTCGCCTTATCTCGCATCGTTCTAGGGCTCCATTATCCTACGGATGTTCTCGCCGGGGCGGCCATAGGCACTGCTATTGCTATGGTGAGCTGGAATATTTAG
- a CDS encoding DEAD/DEAH box helicase codes for MATLIPSLNSCLGRMQAGEKRFAYRLESHLEDDYLCWYEMPVGRRQRYSDFIILHPLRGLLLLEVKDWKRDTIQKIDKATATIITPSGLKIVSNPLEQVRQCTYQLIEHLEKDPQLINQSGRYKGHLVFPYGYGVVLSNITRKQFDATDLGEVLPEYQTLCKDEMVGSVDPEDFQERLWNMFKVQFSQPLTLPQIDRIRWHLFPEVRINAGDQGSLFPAESEEEKVEALLPDIVKVMDMQQELLARSMGEGHRVIHGVAGSGKTLILGYRCLYLAKLLHQPILVLCYNITLAARLRELMAERGIGDKVNVYHFHDWCGEQLRTYHVDCPKPGEGYCERLVEKVIAAVEKGTIPKAQYGAVMIDEGHDFEPEWLTLVVSMVDPETDSLLLLYDDAQSIYSKKRQLGFSLSSVGIRAQGRTTVLKLNYRNTDEILGFAYRFASRYLSPSDKGEDHVPLVEPQSAERHGPPPAVRTFESYEQEARYIARIFHRLHEEQDIPWSEMCVTYRSNWMGEKLRRFFLAEGVPCHWLGNAKAKKQFKASHDSVKLMTMHSSKGLEFPVVAVSGVGYMAAEGEDLVPEAKLLYVAMTRSTEKLLITSHRETAFLAQLQDAGSPLEGISY; via the coding sequence ATGGCGACTTTGATTCCTTCACTCAATAGTTGTCTCGGTCGTATGCAGGCTGGCGAAAAGCGTTTTGCATACCGATTGGAGAGTCACCTGGAGGACGACTATCTTTGTTGGTACGAGATGCCGGTGGGGCGGCGCCAACGTTACTCGGATTTCATCATTCTTCATCCCCTGCGTGGCTTGTTATTGTTGGAGGTGAAGGATTGGAAGCGCGATACCATTCAGAAGATCGACAAGGCCACAGCCACAATCATTACGCCTAGTGGTCTCAAGATAGTTAGCAATCCATTGGAACAAGTCCGCCAGTGTACCTATCAGCTGATCGAGCATTTGGAAAAAGATCCCCAGTTGATCAATCAGTCGGGCCGATATAAGGGCCATCTGGTGTTTCCCTATGGCTATGGGGTGGTCCTGAGCAATATTACCCGCAAGCAATTTGATGCCACCGATTTGGGTGAAGTGCTGCCGGAATATCAGACCCTCTGCAAGGATGAGATGGTGGGGAGCGTTGATCCTGAAGACTTTCAGGAACGCCTCTGGAACATGTTCAAGGTGCAGTTCTCCCAGCCGCTGACCTTACCCCAGATCGACCGGATTCGCTGGCATCTATTTCCCGAGGTGCGTATCAATGCTGGCGACCAGGGAAGTCTCTTTCCTGCCGAATCAGAAGAGGAGAAGGTGGAAGCCCTCTTGCCCGACATTGTCAAAGTAATGGATATGCAGCAAGAGCTGTTGGCTCGCAGCATGGGGGAGGGGCATCGGGTGATCCATGGGGTGGCCGGGTCGGGTAAGACCTTAATCCTGGGCTATCGTTGCCTCTACCTGGCTAAGCTGTTGCACCAGCCGATTTTAGTGCTCTGCTATAACATCACCCTAGCCGCCAGGTTGCGGGAACTGATGGCGGAGCGGGGTATCGGCGACAAGGTCAATGTCTACCATTTTCATGACTGGTGTGGTGAACAGTTGCGCACCTATCACGTTGACTGCCCCAAGCCCGGAGAAGGCTATTGTGAGCGGCTGGTGGAGAAAGTCATTGCTGCGGTTGAGAAGGGGACAATACCGAAGGCTCAGTACGGCGCGGTCATGATTGATGAAGGTCATGACTTCGAACCGGAATGGTTGACCCTAGTGGTTAGCATGGTTGATCCAGAAACCGATTCTTTATTGCTGCTCTATGACGATGCCCAATCCATCTACAGCAAGAAGAGGCAACTCGGTTTCAGTCTGTCCAGTGTGGGTATTCGGGCCCAGGGCCGAACCACCGTCCTAAAACTGAACTATCGAAATACCGACGAGATTCTCGGTTTCGCCTATCGCTTTGCTAGCCGTTATCTCAGCCCTAGTGACAAGGGTGAGGATCATGTCCCCTTGGTGGAGCCCCAATCGGCGGAGCGACATGGGCCGCCTCCTGCCGTCAGGACTTTTGAGAGTTACGAGCAGGAAGCTCGCTATATTGCCCGAATCTTTCATCGGCTGCACGAGGAGCAGGATATTCCTTGGTCAGAGATGTGCGTCACTTATCGCAGCAATTGGATGGGAGAGAAACTGCGCAGATTCTTTTTGGCCGAGGGGGTGCCTTGTCACTGGCTGGGAAATGCAAAGGCAAAGAAGCAGTTCAAGGCTTCCCATGACAGCGTCAAGCTGATGACGATGCATAGCAGCAAAGGCCTGGAGTTTCCGGTGGTAGCCGTTTCCGGTGTTGGCTATATGGCGGCAGAGGGGGAAGATCTGGTCCCAGAGGCCAAACTGCTTTATGTGGCTATGACTCGCTCAACGGAGAAGCTCCTGATCACCAGCCACCGGGAGACAGCCTTTCTCGCCCAACTTCAGGATGCAGGCTCGCCCCTGGAAGGTATAAGTTATTAG
- a CDS encoding DCC1-like thiol-disulfide oxidoreductase family protein, with product MYQKILGRVKMGLNKQVPALGLGVFRLFLGLVIFQEVVFLYYFRHLIFDPIPFLDVASPSIHFFLILWGLNALFITVGYHTRFAAVVNYFFWVIFTTFTPMWQDFDGGFDQFMIGSSLLLIFLPTERALSLDNLKLKLKFSRPGLPYYPPPTVSVLSYYLPLAIALGLLYFDSATHKLFAEHWRNGLGGWLPSTMPYYISAIDMTPILNNEALQKIIGYSIIVFQFIFIFTFYFRPFRVPLMMMGAAFHSGIVLSLNIYPFGFGMLVYYFLMVPFSWWRKLKETLQCEVPALTVFYDQQCPLCNRTRIIVEHFDIFKAIEFKGLQDHARKYPELNNLSDDQLLEDLYALDQKNRLYLGIDTYIQILLKMKYTALLGVMIRIPGIYHAGKQIYRRIADQRTRLTCDESCLISTEKNPQEECNLRNIYEHYAGTMEQRSRRVAKFLVVVLVLQLNSTIHYGILYRFDSPGKESEVGQVLKQISNGILSLSHVFLGITPHALYLHDHLHGYDHILALTYKDSRGQERWLPFVNGEGRLIAPNWGRVQSMWANIAVTPNIEQKHLYKFIEKVTAFWGIKIGLNLQETEFIIKLKEVEVPVHWQKDLRNHNLNQPWVNIGKVIWKEGSMNIEIPDINLETL from the coding sequence ATGTACCAGAAAATCTTGGGTCGCGTCAAAATGGGGCTCAACAAACAGGTTCCGGCGTTGGGACTTGGTGTTTTTCGTCTCTTTTTGGGATTGGTTATTTTTCAAGAAGTTGTTTTTCTCTATTATTTCCGTCATCTGATTTTTGATCCCATTCCTTTTCTTGATGTTGCCTCACCCTCGATTCATTTTTTTCTGATTCTATGGGGCCTTAATGCTCTTTTTATAACTGTAGGCTACCATACCCGCTTCGCTGCTGTGGTCAATTATTTTTTCTGGGTGATCTTTACCACATTTACCCCCATGTGGCAGGATTTTGATGGTGGTTTTGATCAATTTATGATTGGATCAAGTCTTCTCCTCATCTTTTTACCTACAGAAAGAGCATTATCTCTAGACAATCTCAAGCTGAAACTCAAGTTTTCAAGGCCAGGATTGCCCTATTATCCTCCCCCTACTGTTTCTGTCCTTAGTTACTATCTTCCCCTCGCTATCGCCTTAGGATTGCTTTATTTTGACTCAGCTACTCACAAGTTATTTGCGGAACACTGGCGCAATGGGTTAGGAGGATGGTTGCCCTCAACGATGCCCTATTATATTTCTGCGATCGATATGACGCCGATTTTAAATAATGAGGCTTTGCAAAAAATTATCGGCTACTCGATTATAGTTTTCCAGTTCATTTTTATTTTTACTTTTTATTTTCGCCCTTTTCGCGTTCCTTTGATGATGATGGGGGCTGCTTTTCACAGTGGCATTGTTTTGTCCCTCAATATTTATCCTTTTGGCTTTGGAATGCTGGTTTATTATTTTTTGATGGTTCCTTTCTCCTGGTGGCGAAAGCTAAAGGAAACATTACAGTGTGAAGTGCCAGCACTGACCGTTTTTTATGATCAACAATGCCCTCTTTGTAATCGTACAAGAATCATCGTCGAACATTTCGATATTTTTAAAGCAATTGAATTTAAGGGGTTGCAAGATCACGCTAGGAAATATCCTGAGCTTAATAATCTTTCTGATGATCAGTTGCTGGAAGATCTCTATGCTCTTGATCAGAAGAATCGGCTGTATTTGGGTATCGATACCTACATCCAGATTCTTTTAAAAATGAAATATACTGCTCTCTTGGGTGTGATGATAAGGATTCCTGGAATCTATCATGCTGGGAAACAAATATACCGGAGAATTGCAGATCAACGTACCCGTTTGACTTGTGATGAAAGCTGTCTTATTTCAACGGAAAAAAATCCACAAGAAGAGTGTAACCTTAGAAATATTTATGAGCACTATGCCGGGACAATGGAGCAACGGTCTAGGCGTGTTGCTAAGTTTTTAGTCGTGGTTCTGGTGCTACAGTTAAATAGTACGATTCACTATGGAATACTTTATCGTTTTGATAGTCCTGGGAAAGAGAGCGAGGTTGGCCAAGTTCTAAAACAGATAAGCAACGGAATATTGTCCCTTTCCCATGTTTTTTTGGGGATAACCCCCCATGCGCTTTATTTGCATGATCATCTCCATGGCTACGACCATATTTTGGCGCTTACCTATAAAGATAGTCGCGGTCAGGAGCGATGGCTTCCGTTTGTCAATGGGGAAGGGCGACTAATTGCTCCAAATTGGGGCAGAGTTCAATCTATGTGGGCTAATATCGCCGTAACGCCTAACATAGAGCAGAAGCACCTTTATAAATTTATTGAAAAAGTAACTGCCTTTTGGGGAATAAAAATAGGACTTAATCTGCAAGAGACAGAGTTTATTATAAAATTAAAAGAGGTAGAGGTTCCTGTACATTGGCAAAAAGATCTGCGTAATCACAATCTAAATCAGCCCTGGGTGAATATTGGAAAGGTAATTTGGAAAGAGGGCTCGATGAATATAGAAATACCTGATATTAACCTTGAAACATTGTAA
- a CDS encoding DJ-1/PfpI/YhbO family deglycase/protease: protein MKALIVSADGFEDSELQVPYQQLTQEDIATDVASLQRGMFQGKHGAVVEASLTVEEVDPGAYDLLILPGGRAPAQLRKEKAVLDLVRRFVEADKLVAAICHGPQILISAQLMEGRKATCYRSVATEMKQAGAYYVDEEVVVDGNLITSRQPSDLPAFMEKIIKSLHSR from the coding sequence ATGAAAGCTCTGATTGTCAGTGCCGATGGCTTTGAGGATAGCGAGCTACAGGTGCCTTACCAGCAGCTTACCCAGGAGGATATTGCAACCGATGTGGCTTCTTTGCAACGGGGCATGTTTCAGGGCAAGCATGGGGCCGTAGTGGAAGCAAGCCTGACTGTCGAGGAGGTGGACCCTGGTGCTTATGATCTGCTGATTCTACCGGGTGGGCGAGCTCCGGCGCAGCTACGGAAGGAGAAGGCCGTGCTAGATCTGGTCCGTCGCTTCGTGGAGGCTGACAAGTTGGTCGCTGCCATATGTCACGGCCCCCAGATACTCATCTCTGCCCAGCTTATGGAGGGCAGAAAGGCCACCTGTTACCGGTCGGTCGCCACAGAAATGAAGCAGGCAGGTGCCTACTATGTGGATGAGGAAGTCGTGGTCGACGGCAATCTTATTACTTCCCGCCAACCTTCCGATCTTCCCGCATTTATGGAGAAAATCATAAAAAGCCTCCACTCACGATGA
- a CDS encoding Na+/H+ antiporter NhaC family protein, producing MGWITLLPAFAAILIGVWKREVILALFVALFFSETLLAGNDPAQGFIGLLERITAVFQSESNTQVLLFSMLVGALLIYIQQSGGVAACVYLLTRAGFTRTPRRVSLLTSFVGLAIFIETNMSILTAGILSRALFDKFRMSRARLAYFVDSTCAPVSILILLNGWGAYLLGLLIDQGFDNPITILVMSIPFNFYAIITLVLVFYTAVAHRVYGPLKHSETRQDVNIGEENIAPTRARYMLLPLFVMVGAVLFFLGYTGNGDLLAGSGSSAVFWATALATLVAYALLLKDRVYSHRQLIELGFEGMGKLLPVVTTVLLALALSASMGLLGTGEFVAQIVGPSLPSPFIPVLVFITAGIISFTTGTSWGTFGIMIPIALPLAQAVELPPALVLSALLGGGIFGDHCSPISDTTIISSLAAGCDHLEHVQTQLPYALTAGAVTVLLYLVTAWLL from the coding sequence GTGGGTTGGATAACCTTATTACCTGCATTCGCTGCGATTTTGATTGGAGTCTGGAAAAGAGAGGTTATCCTTGCCTTATTTGTCGCCCTTTTTTTCTCCGAAACCTTGCTTGCGGGCAATGACCCCGCCCAGGGATTCATCGGACTTTTGGAACGTATCACCGCCGTATTCCAAAGCGAGAGCAATACCCAGGTTTTATTGTTTAGCATGTTGGTGGGTGCATTGTTGATTTATATCCAGCAGTCAGGCGGGGTGGCTGCCTGTGTGTACTTGTTGACCCGAGCAGGATTTACCCGGACACCACGCCGAGTCAGTCTCCTGACTTCCTTTGTGGGGCTCGCTATTTTCATTGAAACCAATATGAGCATTCTGACTGCGGGGATACTTTCACGGGCCTTGTTCGATAAATTTCGGATGAGCCGTGCCCGCCTTGCTTACTTTGTGGATTCGACTTGTGCGCCCGTATCCATATTGATCTTGCTTAATGGGTGGGGTGCTTATCTGCTCGGATTGCTCATTGACCAGGGGTTCGATAATCCCATCACCATTTTAGTCATGAGTATACCCTTTAATTTCTATGCCATTATTACGTTAGTTTTGGTTTTTTATACTGCCGTTGCTCACCGCGTTTATGGGCCACTAAAACATTCCGAAACACGACAGGATGTGAATATTGGGGAAGAAAATATTGCTCCAACGAGGGCAAGATATATGTTGCTGCCTCTATTCGTCATGGTGGGCGCCGTCTTGTTTTTTTTGGGATATACCGGGAATGGGGATTTGTTGGCCGGTTCAGGATCGAGTGCGGTCTTTTGGGCTACGGCCCTAGCGACGCTAGTGGCCTATGCCTTACTACTCAAGGATAGGGTGTATTCCCACCGGCAACTGATTGAGTTAGGTTTCGAAGGAATGGGAAAACTGCTGCCTGTGGTGACAACGGTGCTGCTAGCCCTCGCGCTGAGCGCTAGCATGGGCCTTCTGGGAACGGGGGAATTCGTTGCCCAAATAGTTGGGCCGTCACTACCGTCCCCCTTTATCCCGGTATTAGTTTTTATCACAGCAGGCATCATTTCTTTTACCACAGGCACCTCATGGGGGACTTTTGGGATCATGATTCCCATTGCTTTACCCCTGGCCCAGGCCGTTGAGCTACCTCCCGCCTTGGTGTTGTCTGCCCTCTTAGGTGGGGGAATTTTTGGCGATCACTGTTCTCCTATTTCTGATACTACGATTATTTCTTCCTTGGCGGCAGGCTGTGACCACCTTGAGCATGTTCAGACTCAACTTCCCTATGCCTTAACGGCAGGGGCCGTGACCGTATTGCTCTATCTCGTCACTGCCTGGCTGCTTTGA
- a CDS encoding DUF2333 family protein, translated as MSITSSVARTSKEGVRRLAWLYHPRTWKEKGIRWSLGLAFVTYIVAVVVLGILWSIEPATFDVRTNAQEIAEEIDLPQSEQKELPAGFISTATAINVARALLERPGGYISNDVFPPGIYLDNIPNWEFGALVQLRDFVRAMRNDFARAQTQSIEDKDLQIADPQFNFNSDSWILPSTESQYRKGNEALLSYLKRLSDKNDNDGQFFVRADNLRSYLEVVEKRLGSMVQRLAAAVGQVQYNINLAGEPQGRSAKPEPRQLRVKTSWWEIDDVFYETRGAAWALLHLLKALQTEFEDVLQDKNAEVSLAQVIRGLESSQEMIWSPLILNGDGFGMLANHSLVMASYLAKANAALIDLRNLLQQG; from the coding sequence ATGAGCATTACTTCTTCTGTTGCGCGCACTTCAAAGGAGGGCGTTCGTCGTCTGGCTTGGCTGTACCACCCTCGAACCTGGAAGGAAAAGGGGATCCGCTGGTCTCTTGGTCTTGCCTTCGTCACCTATATAGTTGCCGTGGTAGTTCTAGGTATCCTGTGGTCGATTGAACCCGCTACCTTTGATGTTCGTACCAACGCCCAGGAAATTGCCGAAGAGATTGATCTGCCCCAGAGCGAGCAGAAAGAGCTGCCTGCCGGCTTTATTTCCACCGCCACGGCCATTAACGTCGCCAGAGCTTTGCTGGAAAGACCAGGAGGGTATATTAGCAACGATGTCTTTCCTCCTGGCATCTACCTGGATAATATCCCCAACTGGGAATTCGGGGCGCTGGTACAACTGCGGGACTTTGTCCGCGCCATGCGCAATGATTTCGCCCGCGCCCAGACCCAGTCCATCGAGGACAAAGACTTACAGATTGCCGATCCCCAGTTTAACTTTAACTCGGATTCTTGGATTCTCCCTTCCACTGAAAGCCAATACCGAAAAGGTAACGAGGCATTACTCAGTTATCTAAAACGTCTCTCGGACAAAAACGATAATGATGGCCAATTCTTCGTTCGGGCGGATAATCTGCGCTCCTACCTGGAAGTGGTAGAAAAGCGCCTGGGCAGCATGGTTCAGCGTTTAGCAGCCGCCGTAGGCCAAGTCCAGTATAACATTAACCTGGCAGGGGAACCGCAAGGCCGATCAGCCAAGCCCGAGCCCCGCCAACTCCGAGTTAAGACCTCCTGGTGGGAAATCGATGATGTCTTTTACGAAACCCGTGGCGCCGCTTGGGCTCTCCTCCATCTTCTCAAGGCCTTGCAAACTGAGTTCGAAGATGTCCTACAAGATAAGAACGCCGAGGTGAGCTTGGCTCAGGTCATCCGTGGGCTAGAAAGTTCCCAGGAAATGATCTGGAGCCCGCTGATACTCAACGGCGACGGCTTTGGCATGTTAGCCAACCACTCCCTGGTCATGGCTTCCTACTTAGCCAAAGCTAACGCGGCCCTTATCGACTTGCGGAATCTACTCCAGCAAGGCTAA
- the sixA gene encoding phosphohistidine phosphatase SixA, with protein MKLYLVQHGEAYPKEANPDRPLTDQGKEDIDWLAAFLKQADIQVDRVIHSGKLRAFQTAERLARAIAPGVELETSGLINPNDNPKVFDWQSESWDRDTLIVGHLPFMAKLVSHLVIQDETRLITAYQPGTVVCLELNNDAHWQINWMIRPELLR; from the coding sequence ATGAAACTTTATCTGGTGCAGCATGGCGAGGCCTATCCAAAAGAAGCCAACCCTGATCGGCCCTTAACCGATCAAGGCAAAGAGGATATTGATTGGCTGGCCGCATTTCTCAAACAGGCGGATATTCAAGTCGATAGGGTGATTCACAGTGGCAAGCTCCGTGCCTTCCAGACTGCAGAGCGTTTGGCAAGGGCGATTGCACCGGGGGTCGAGCTGGAAACTAGCGGTCTCATCAATCCAAACGACAACCCCAAAGTGTTTGACTGGCAGAGCGAAAGCTGGGACAGGGATACGCTCATCGTCGGCCATCTGCCGTTTATGGCCAAACTGGTTTCCCATTTGGTTATCCAAGACGAAACGCGGCTCATCACTGCCTATCAGCCGGGGACTGTGGTCTGCCTGGAACTCAATAACGATGCCCACTGGCAGATTAACTGGATGATTAGGCCCGAGTTGCTCAGGTAA
- a CDS encoding RNA-guided endonuclease InsQ/TnpB family protein, whose protein sequence is MLKATKIRLYPRAEQAAFLNRQFGAVRFAYNTGLRIISHRYKRHGQSLSAKGDIKKLLPVAKKSRQYGWLKEADSVALAQACLHLDQAFQRFFDPKQKAGYPRFKSKRGKQSSYHCMSVKVGEDWIKVAKLGPIKAKVHRPIDGKLKSITLSRTVTGKHYASLLYETEQVAPPPLMDVDVAKVVGLDMGLSHLAIDSAGRKIANPRFLKKAQKNLKRKQQGLSRKSKGSAKGAKARLRLAKAHERVAHARNDFQHKLSRQIVDDNQAVVVETLKVKNMMKNAKLAKHIGDASWHALTEKLEYKAKEQGKPLVKIEPWFPSSKTCPLCQHKMDSMALNERDWTCPSCGTHHDRDINAALNIKHQGILKLKAEGLSVSAHRGSRKSGMSPVAA, encoded by the coding sequence ATGCTGAAAGCCACCAAGATACGCCTCTATCCAAGGGCCGAGCAGGCGGCGTTCCTGAATCGCCAGTTCGGCGCGGTTCGTTTTGCGTATAACACGGGTCTTCGCATCATATCTCACCGCTACAAGCGCCATGGGCAATCCCTGAGTGCCAAGGGCGACATCAAGAAGCTGTTGCCGGTCGCCAAGAAGTCACGCCAGTATGGCTGGCTGAAAGAGGCTGATTCTGTCGCCTTGGCTCAAGCATGCCTCCACCTCGACCAGGCGTTTCAGCGGTTCTTTGATCCCAAGCAGAAGGCTGGCTACCCGCGCTTCAAAAGCAAGCGCGGCAAGCAGTCGAGCTACCATTGCATGAGTGTGAAGGTGGGCGAGGACTGGATCAAGGTGGCTAAACTCGGACCGATCAAGGCCAAAGTCCACCGGCCTATCGACGGCAAGCTGAAAAGCATCACGCTATCTCGCACCGTTACCGGCAAGCACTACGCCTCGCTACTGTATGAGACGGAGCAAGTAGCCCCGCCGCCGCTGATGGATGTAGATGTGGCCAAGGTCGTCGGCCTCGATATGGGCCTCTCGCACCTGGCGATTGACTCCGCCGGGCGCAAGATCGCCAACCCGCGCTTTCTCAAGAAGGCGCAGAAGAATCTCAAGCGCAAACAACAGGGGCTGTCTCGCAAGAGCAAAGGCAGTGCCAAAGGGGCCAAGGCACGCCTACGGCTCGCCAAGGCTCACGAGCGGGTTGCCCATGCCCGCAATGACTTCCAGCACAAGCTCTCTCGGCAGATCGTTGACGATAACCAAGCGGTGGTCGTCGAGACGCTGAAAGTCAAAAACATGATGAAAAATGCCAAGCTCGCCAAGCACATCGGCGACGCATCCTGGCATGCCTTGACCGAAAAGCTGGAGTATAAGGCCAAGGAGCAGGGCAAACCTTTGGTCAAGATCGAGCCGTGGTTCCCCAGCTCCAAGACGTGCCCTCTCTGCCAGCACAAGATGGACAGCATGGCGCTGAATGAGCGCGACTGGACGTGCCCGAGCTGCGGCACGCACCACGACCGCGACATCAATGCGGCGCTGAACATCAAGCATCAAGGCATTTTGAAGTTGAAGGCGGAAGGGCTGTCCGTCTCTGCCCATCGAGGCTCGCGTAAATCCGGCATGTCACCGGTTGCTGCCTAA
- a CDS encoding TVP38/TMEM64 family protein: MSLLGLAMAWHWTSLSEWLEPEKLAAWAQGLAANPLGGVATVLGFVLGSLIVLPLSVMIVATALIFGPVMGFIYAVTGALSAALVTYAIGHALGGEAACRWAGWRVHQLSERLSKRGILTVIFFRVVPLAPFTIINFVAGASPLKVRDYFIGSLLGMIPGIFAMVFFVDGLMAALREPGITRFVFVILLGLLLLVIAAVGGYWLRREKAESE, from the coding sequence ATGTCCTTACTTGGCCTGGCGATGGCTTGGCACTGGACTTCCCTGTCAGAGTGGTTGGAACCTGAAAAATTGGCTGCCTGGGCACAAGGCCTGGCCGCTAACCCTTTGGGAGGCGTGGCAACAGTCCTGGGGTTTGTGCTGGGGAGCCTGATAGTCTTGCCGCTATCCGTGATGATTGTGGCTACCGCTTTGATATTTGGGCCGGTCATGGGTTTTATCTATGCTGTGACTGGGGCTTTGAGTGCGGCGCTAGTGACCTATGCCATTGGCCATGCCTTAGGAGGGGAGGCTGCATGCCGCTGGGCAGGCTGGCGCGTTCACCAGCTCAGTGAACGGTTATCCAAGCGTGGTATTTTGACGGTAATCTTTTTCCGGGTGGTGCCTTTGGCGCCGTTTACTATAATAAATTTTGTGGCCGGCGCTTCCCCCCTTAAGGTCCGGGACTATTTTATTGGATCGCTGCTAGGGATGATACCTGGAATATTTGCCATGGTTTTTTTTGTCGATGGTTTGATGGCTGCATTACGTGAGCCTGGAATAACCCGCTTTGTATTTGTGATTCTATTGGGTCTGCTGTTATTGGTGATTGCCGCTGTTGGGGGGTATTGGCTTCGGCGAGAAAAGGCCGAGAGTGAATAG
- the tnpA gene encoding IS200/IS605 family transposase: MSVNDDYRRGRHSVTRLLAHLVFTTKYRRKVFDGVMIGQLREAFDSACEKLDCRILEFDGEEDHVHLLVEYPPKLSISVLVNNLKSTSSRRIRFLNTHIPRLSKSAALWSRSYFACSAGGATIKTLKAYVNGQKTPH, translated from the coding sequence GTGAGTGTGAATGACGATTATAGGCGCGGACGGCACAGCGTCACGCGACTGCTGGCGCATCTGGTATTCACGACAAAATACCGTAGAAAGGTATTTGACGGTGTCATGATCGGCCAGCTTCGTGAAGCGTTCGATTCGGCCTGCGAGAAGCTCGACTGCCGCATCCTAGAGTTCGATGGCGAGGAAGATCATGTCCACCTGCTGGTGGAATACCCTCCGAAGCTGTCAATCAGCGTATTGGTCAACAATTTGAAGTCCACCTCTTCGCGTCGCATACGATTCTTGAACACCCACATCCCACGTTTAAGCAAAAGCGCCGCGCTGTGGTCAAGATCGTATTTCGCGTGCAGCGCCGGCGGAGCTACCATTAAAACGCTCAAGGCATACGTGAATGGACAGAAAACACCGCACTAG